The proteins below come from a single Corynebacterium glyciniphilum AJ 3170 genomic window:
- the rfbD gene encoding dTDP-4-dehydrorhamnose reductase, which yields MTVIVTGAHGQVGRCLVALGGEGITRAELDLSSAGTADFRTAVSSLFADGRRPDVMINTAAWTDVDGAEDVTNRRTVEAVNAIAPGELARAAADARTKFIHISTDYVFSGAAPDGGRGWRPDDPVHPANEYGRTKSEGEQAVLAAGGVVVRTSWVWSGPEAPGRDFVSVMATLAENGVDPRVVDDQVGRPTYAPDLAEELWALAHADVASGILNVTNAGEPVSWCGLAKEVFRLSGHDPARVTPCTTRDWPMPAARPPWSVLDLEPWSTRVGRTPPDWQDSVRRGLGAGFRLG from the coding sequence GTGACCGTAATCGTGACCGGCGCGCATGGCCAGGTGGGACGGTGTCTCGTGGCGCTGGGCGGTGAGGGAATCACACGGGCAGAGCTTGACCTGTCGAGCGCGGGGACGGCGGATTTCAGGACTGCAGTCTCATCCCTCTTCGCTGACGGGCGACGGCCGGACGTGATGATCAACACGGCGGCGTGGACGGACGTGGACGGTGCGGAGGATGTGACAAACCGTCGCACCGTCGAGGCTGTCAACGCCATCGCCCCCGGGGAGCTGGCCCGGGCCGCCGCCGATGCGAGAACGAAGTTCATCCACATCTCCACGGATTACGTGTTCTCCGGGGCGGCTCCTGACGGCGGACGCGGCTGGCGTCCGGACGATCCCGTCCACCCCGCGAACGAGTACGGGCGGACGAAGAGTGAGGGAGAGCAGGCTGTTCTCGCAGCCGGAGGCGTCGTCGTGAGGACGTCCTGGGTCTGGTCGGGCCCCGAGGCTCCCGGACGGGATTTCGTCTCGGTGATGGCCACCCTGGCAGAGAACGGGGTGGATCCCCGGGTCGTCGACGACCAGGTGGGACGCCCCACCTATGCACCGGACCTCGCCGAGGAACTGTGGGCGCTGGCGCACGCCGATGTGGCGTCGGGCATTCTCAACGTCACCAACGCCGGCGAGCCTGTCTCGTGGTGCGGGCTCGCCAAAGAAGTTTTCCGGTTGAGCGGGCACGATCCGGCACGGGTGACCCCCTGTACCACGCGGGACTGGCCGATGCCTGCTGCCCGGCCCCCGTGGTCGGTCCTGGATCTGGAGCCCTGGTCTACCAGGGTGGGCCGGACGCCACCGGACTGGCAGGACAGTGTGAGACGGGGACTCGGGGCAGGTTTTCGGCTAGGGTGA
- a CDS encoding glycosyltransferase family 2 protein encodes MKPIAVITVTYSPGEYLTRFLDSVPEATDQGAVVVMADNGSTDGAPEAAVDRDGVELLRTGGNIGYGAGMNAGVEALRARREAGEIDGEFLVISNPDVVFDPGAIDRMVEAARRHPRAGAVGPLIREVDGSIYPSARSVPTLGAGIGHALLAPIWKNNPFTRRYLADAVMDEERTSGWLSGSCQLLRWEAFDSVGGFDERYFMYMEDVDLGDRLSRAGWENVFTPSAEITHAKGHSAGKHPEITLPAHHDSAYRFQADRLSAWWQAPVRVALWAGLKLRGVVAVALAKRARR; translated from the coding sequence GTGAAACCGATCGCCGTCATCACCGTCACCTACTCGCCGGGGGAGTACCTCACCCGATTCCTGGACTCTGTGCCCGAAGCCACCGACCAGGGCGCCGTTGTGGTGATGGCGGACAACGGCTCCACGGACGGCGCTCCGGAAGCTGCGGTCGACCGGGACGGAGTCGAGCTGCTCCGTACCGGGGGGAACATCGGTTACGGAGCCGGGATGAACGCCGGGGTGGAGGCGCTGCGCGCGCGTCGGGAGGCCGGAGAGATTGACGGCGAGTTCCTGGTGATCTCGAACCCGGACGTGGTCTTCGACCCGGGGGCCATTGACCGGATGGTGGAGGCGGCGCGTCGTCATCCCCGCGCCGGCGCCGTCGGCCCGCTCATCCGGGAGGTGGATGGGAGCATCTACCCGTCGGCACGGTCGGTACCGACGCTCGGGGCGGGTATCGGCCACGCCCTGCTGGCACCAATATGGAAGAACAACCCGTTCACCCGGCGGTATCTGGCGGATGCGGTGATGGATGAAGAGAGGACGTCCGGGTGGCTGTCCGGTTCCTGCCAGCTCCTGCGGTGGGAGGCGTTCGACTCCGTCGGCGGCTTCGACGAGCGCTACTTCATGTACATGGAGGACGTCGACCTGGGCGACCGGTTGTCACGCGCAGGATGGGAGAACGTGTTCACCCCCTCCGCAGAGATCACGCATGCCAAAGGCCACTCCGCCGGTAAGCATCCTGAAATCACGTTGCCGGCACACCACGACAGTGCCTACCGTTTCCAGGCGGACCGTCTGTCGGCCTGGTGGCAGGCTCCCGTCCGTGTGGCGTTGTGGGCGGGGTTGAAGCTCAGGGGGGTCGTCGCCGTCGCGCTGGCGAAGCGGGCGCGCCGTTGA
- the manB gene encoding mannose-1-phosphate guanylyltransferase, with the protein MNSDERDNPSPSTPDTNSDLAAETDAVILVGGKGTRLRPLTNSIPKPMLPVAGYPFLQHLLARIREAGMTHVVLGTSFKAEVFEEHFGDGSELGLEIEYVVEDSPLGTGGGIRNVLSHLRHDRAMIFNGDILGGTDLKAVLRTHVDNAADVSLHLLRVADPRAFGCVPTAEDGRVEAFLEKAEDPPTDQINAGCYVFQRDIIESIPENRVVSVERDVFPDLLVKGHRLYGHVDQAYWRDLGTPDDFVRGSSDLVRGIAPSPLLAGRNGEALVDESAAIAGGALLLGGTVIGRGAEIGAGARVDTSVVFDGVEIEAGATVERCVVAAGARIGARAHLRDAVVGEGAVVGARCELQGGARVWPGVALPDGGLRFSSDV; encoded by the coding sequence GTGAACAGTGACGAACGAGACAATCCCTCACCCTCGACCCCTGACACGAATTCCGATCTCGCCGCCGAAACCGACGCCGTCATCCTCGTCGGTGGTAAGGGCACGCGGCTGCGACCCCTGACCAATTCCATTCCCAAGCCCATGCTTCCGGTGGCGGGCTACCCGTTCCTCCAGCATCTGCTGGCACGGATCCGGGAGGCGGGGATGACTCACGTCGTGCTGGGCACCTCCTTCAAGGCGGAGGTCTTTGAAGAGCATTTCGGGGACGGGTCCGAACTTGGCCTGGAGATCGAGTACGTTGTCGAGGACTCTCCCCTCGGTACCGGGGGCGGTATCCGTAATGTGCTGTCGCACCTTCGGCATGACAGGGCCATGATCTTCAACGGCGACATCCTCGGCGGGACAGACCTCAAGGCTGTGCTGCGGACCCATGTCGACAACGCTGCGGACGTGAGCCTCCACCTTCTCCGGGTGGCGGATCCGCGCGCGTTCGGTTGTGTGCCGACAGCGGAGGACGGTCGGGTGGAAGCTTTCCTGGAGAAGGCGGAGGATCCGCCCACCGACCAGATCAATGCCGGGTGTTACGTCTTCCAGCGCGACATCATCGAGTCGATTCCGGAGAACCGGGTCGTGTCGGTGGAACGTGACGTCTTCCCTGACCTCCTCGTCAAGGGGCACCGGCTCTACGGGCATGTCGACCAGGCGTACTGGCGGGATCTGGGGACTCCGGATGACTTCGTCCGTGGATCGTCGGATCTGGTTCGTGGCATCGCTCCGTCTCCGCTGCTGGCCGGGCGTAACGGAGAGGCGCTCGTGGACGAGTCGGCGGCCATTGCCGGCGGTGCGCTGCTGCTCGGTGGCACGGTGATAGGTCGTGGTGCTGAGATCGGTGCGGGTGCCCGCGTGGACACCTCCGTGGTTTTCGATGGCGTGGAGATCGAGGCGGGGGCAACGGTGGAGCGCTGTGTGGTCGCCGCCGGTGCACGGATCGGGGCGCGTGCCCATCTGCGGGATGCCGTGGTGGGTGAGGGCGCTGTGGTCGGGGCGCGGTGTGAACTGCAGGGTGGTGCCCGGGTGTGGCCCGGGGTGGCACTTCCCGACGGAGGATTGCGCTTCAGCAGCGACGTCTGA
- a CDS encoding WhiB family transcriptional regulator has protein sequence MDDYTPSAFSDLTEDFDLLFDAVEQDWQEQALCAQTDPEAFFPEKGGSTREAKRICRACGVRDECLEYALEHDERFGIWGGLSERERRRLKKRLG, from the coding sequence ATTGACGACTACACTCCCAGCGCTTTCTCCGATCTGACGGAGGATTTCGACCTCCTCTTCGACGCGGTCGAGCAGGACTGGCAGGAACAGGCGCTCTGCGCCCAGACAGACCCGGAAGCTTTCTTCCCCGAGAAGGGTGGCTCGACCCGTGAGGCGAAGCGGATCTGCCGCGCCTGCGGTGTGCGGGACGAATGCCTTGAATATGCCCTGGAGCATGATGAGCGTTTCGGAATCTGGGGTGGGCTTTCCGAGCGTGAACGTCGGCGCCTCAAGAAGCGCCTCGGCTGA
- a CDS encoding metallopeptidase family protein, protein MPKLPRYATRAETFDATVLDVYAPVLDRFGDRLGGLDVAIDLVPRMRLDSTTARWSDEVAADGPVPLGRLVPAGVDESGSPTRPRLIIFRRPIEQRSTDRMDTEEWLRFVIARLVATYLNVAPEVIDPGFRWD, encoded by the coding sequence ATGCCGAAACTACCGCGCTACGCCACCCGCGCAGAAACCTTCGATGCCACGGTCCTGGACGTGTACGCGCCAGTCCTCGACCGGTTCGGGGACCGGTTGGGTGGTCTCGACGTGGCGATCGACCTCGTACCGCGGATGAGACTGGATTCCACCACCGCCCGTTGGTCGGATGAAGTTGCCGCGGACGGCCCCGTACCGCTGGGCCGACTTGTCCCCGCCGGTGTCGATGAATCCGGATCCCCCACCCGGCCACGGTTGATCATCTTCCGCCGCCCGATCGAACAGCGTTCCACCGACCGAATGGACACTGAGGAGTGGTTGAGGTTCGTCATCGCGCGGCTGGTGGCGACGTATCTCAACGTGGCTCCGGAGGTCATTGACCCCGGTTTCCGCTGGGACTGA
- a CDS encoding DUF3499 family protein has protein sequence MVAVTDYRQCSRPGCGNRAIATLRYNYAARTATVNPLEPGDDPHSWDLCDRHLSRLTVPEGWGLQRTEDPSPEVSVPVAAFADPGIHIEGIEDEDFTDEEMQALAAALEDGADSTYLTGSGVGGVSDTDPLTSAQRRPVSRVVRRTDIPQPSGHHPSRRNLPGRAPQRHLRAVHYDGE, from the coding sequence ATGGTGGCCGTGACTGACTACCGACAGTGTTCCAGGCCCGGCTGCGGCAACCGTGCGATCGCCACCCTGCGTTACAACTATGCCGCCCGCACGGCGACCGTCAACCCCCTGGAGCCCGGAGACGATCCGCACAGCTGGGATCTGTGCGACCGTCACCTCTCCAGGTTGACCGTCCCTGAAGGCTGGGGACTGCAGCGTACGGAGGATCCGTCTCCGGAGGTTTCTGTCCCGGTGGCCGCGTTCGCAGATCCCGGTATCCACATCGAAGGTATCGAGGACGAGGACTTCACCGACGAGGAGATGCAGGCCCTCGCCGCGGCACTGGAAGACGGTGCCGACAGTACCTACCTGACCGGCAGTGGTGTCGGCGGCGTCAGCGACACAGATCCGCTCACGTCGGCGCAGAGACGACCGGTGTCCCGGGTCGTCCGGCGCACTGACATCCCCCAACCGTCCGGCCATCACCCCTCACGGCGGAATCTGCCGGGACGAGCTCCGCAGCGCCATCTGCGCGCAGTGCACTACGACGGCGAATGA
- a CDS encoding phosphomannomutase/phosphoglucomutase, translated as MTQRDREAIASVIKAYDVRGVVGDGIDADLVRDTGAAFGLLMRGEGATRVVIGHDMRDSSPGLSDAFAEGVRSQGLDTVSLGLTSTDELYFASGTMDCPGAMFTASHNPARYNGIKLCRSGARPVGQQTGLAEVSDMLVEGVPSYDGTAGTGSSRDVLTDYAAFLHDLVPLEIRPLTVAVDAGNGMGGLTVPAVLGEGSGLPLSIRDLYFELDGTFPNHEANPLAPENLVDLQKHTVAQGADLGIAFDGDADRCFIVDEQGEPVSPSAICGIIAERYLDQHPGATIIHNLITSKAVPEIVREHGGTPVRTRVGHSFIKAQMAEENAVFGGEHSAHYYFSDFFNADSGMLAALHVLATLGGQDRPLSELKQAYDRYEASGEVNSEVADQQGRTAVVVEAFADETVATDELDGVTVELSDGAWFNVRASNTEPLLRLNVEAADESRVEEILDKALAVIRA; from the coding sequence ATGACACAGCGCGACCGGGAGGCTATCGCCTCCGTCATCAAGGCCTATGACGTCCGCGGCGTCGTGGGGGACGGCATCGACGCCGACCTCGTCCGGGACACCGGAGCCGCCTTCGGACTGCTCATGAGAGGAGAAGGGGCGACCCGTGTCGTCATCGGCCACGACATGCGCGACAGTTCCCCGGGATTGTCTGACGCTTTCGCCGAGGGCGTGCGCAGTCAGGGGCTCGACACGGTCTCTCTGGGGCTGACCTCGACCGACGAGCTCTACTTTGCCTCGGGGACCATGGACTGCCCGGGCGCGATGTTCACCGCATCCCACAATCCCGCGCGCTACAACGGCATCAAGCTGTGTCGATCGGGTGCCCGCCCGGTCGGCCAGCAGACCGGCCTGGCGGAGGTCTCCGACATGCTCGTCGAGGGGGTGCCCTCCTATGACGGGACTGCGGGGACGGGGTCATCTCGTGACGTGCTCACCGACTACGCCGCATTCCTCCACGACCTGGTGCCGTTGGAGATCCGACCACTCACCGTCGCCGTCGATGCAGGCAACGGTATGGGCGGGCTGACGGTTCCTGCCGTGTTGGGAGAGGGCTCCGGCCTGCCGTTGTCGATCCGGGACCTGTACTTCGAGCTGGACGGCACCTTTCCGAACCACGAAGCCAACCCCCTGGCTCCGGAGAACCTCGTCGACCTGCAGAAGCACACGGTGGCCCAGGGAGCCGACCTGGGTATCGCCTTCGACGGTGACGCCGACCGCTGCTTCATCGTCGACGAGCAGGGCGAGCCAGTCTCGCCATCTGCGATCTGCGGCATCATTGCAGAGCGCTACCTGGACCAGCACCCCGGTGCCACGATCATCCACAACCTGATCACCTCCAAGGCAGTGCCCGAGATCGTGCGTGAACACGGCGGCACACCGGTGCGTACCCGGGTCGGGCACTCGTTCATCAAGGCCCAGATGGCCGAGGAAAATGCGGTGTTCGGCGGAGAGCACTCCGCCCACTACTACTTCTCCGATTTCTTCAACGCCGATTCCGGCATGCTCGCCGCACTCCACGTCTTGGCGACACTCGGCGGCCAGGATCGTCCGCTCTCTGAGCTCAAGCAGGCCTACGATCGTTACGAGGCGTCCGGTGAGGTCAACTCCGAGGTAGCAGATCAGCAGGGGCGGACCGCTGTCGTCGTCGAGGCGTTTGCGGACGAGACCGTGGCCACCGATGAGCTTGACGGGGTGACGGTGGAACTGTCGGACGGGGCGTGGTTCAACGTCCGTGCCTCCAATACTGAACCGCTTCTCCGCCTGAACGTGGAGGCAGCGGACGAGTCGCGGGTCGAGGAGATCCTCGACAAGGCACTGGCGGTGATCCGTGCCTGA
- the manA gene encoding mannose-6-phosphate isomerase, class I produces the protein MPETTSSNEVRSVAGETDRAGVSLMEGRLRPYPWGSRTALAELTGRPSPTSRPEAELWYGAHPEAPSTLPHDGTDLLERISVDPRGELGDSAPDGRLPFLLKLLAADQALSLQAHPTKEQAAEGFARENAAGLPTGSPIRNYKDDNHKPELLVALTRFEALAGFRPVESTRRLLQTLNVPELGRYTELLNGAAGDSEGLRALVTTWISLPSHRRHELIDAVLDACRRLIEQPDSGAEDWMRGPAKAALDLSDQHPGDAGILVSLLLNHVVLEPGQALFLSAGNLHAYLQGTGVEVMANSDNVLRGGLTTKHVDVPELMKVVDFTPTPDPVELPREDGVFPAPVPEFRLRSVEDGQAVSVDGPAIVLGVRGEVAVEGTGEEDLLLSPGQAAWVPASARGITASGRGHFFIATVG, from the coding sequence GTGCCTGAGACGACGTCGTCGAACGAGGTTCGCTCCGTGGCCGGTGAAACGGACCGGGCCGGTGTCTCGCTCATGGAGGGACGGTTGAGGCCCTACCCGTGGGGTTCCAGGACGGCCCTGGCGGAACTTACCGGCCGGCCGTCGCCGACCTCGCGTCCCGAGGCAGAACTGTGGTACGGGGCCCACCCGGAGGCGCCCAGCACGCTGCCCCACGACGGGACCGACCTGTTGGAACGGATCTCCGTGGATCCACGCGGTGAGCTGGGGGACTCGGCACCGGATGGTCGGCTCCCGTTCCTGCTGAAGCTGCTCGCCGCAGACCAGGCGCTGAGCTTGCAGGCGCATCCCACCAAGGAGCAGGCGGCGGAAGGGTTCGCACGGGAGAACGCGGCTGGACTGCCGACAGGTTCGCCCATCCGCAACTACAAGGACGACAACCACAAGCCCGAGCTGCTTGTGGCACTGACCCGCTTCGAGGCACTCGCGGGATTTCGGCCGGTGGAAAGCACCCGGAGGCTCCTTCAGACGCTGAACGTGCCGGAACTGGGCCGTTACACCGAACTCCTGAACGGGGCGGCGGGAGATTCCGAAGGGCTTCGTGCGCTGGTCACGACCTGGATCTCGCTGCCGTCCCACCGCAGGCATGAGCTGATCGACGCGGTCCTGGACGCCTGCAGAAGGCTGATCGAGCAACCGGATTCCGGTGCGGAGGACTGGATGCGTGGGCCTGCCAAGGCTGCCCTGGACCTGTCGGACCAGCATCCGGGCGACGCGGGTATTCTCGTGTCCCTGCTGCTCAACCATGTGGTGCTCGAACCGGGGCAGGCGCTGTTCCTGTCCGCGGGCAACCTCCACGCCTATCTTCAGGGGACCGGCGTGGAGGTCATGGCGAACTCGGACAATGTGCTGCGCGGCGGTCTCACCACCAAGCACGTGGATGTGCCCGAACTGATGAAGGTCGTGGATTTCACGCCCACGCCTGATCCGGTGGAGTTGCCCAGGGAAGACGGGGTCTTTCCTGCCCCGGTGCCTGAGTTCCGGTTGCGGTCGGTTGAGGACGGGCAGGCAGTGAGCGTTGACGGGCCGGCCATCGTACTCGGTGTGCGGGGTGAGGTCGCGGTCGAGGGCACGGGTGAGGAGGATCTCCTCCTGTCACCCGGCCAGGCGGCGTGGGTACCGGCCTCGGCGAGGGGCATAACCGCCAGCGGGCGCGGGCACTTCTTCATCGCCACCGTGGGCTGA
- a CDS encoding DUF4259 domain-containing protein encodes MSTWDETVFADDTNSDFLADCDDLEGEALVGALQDACTLAQDSDAGDEGRAVDPDYINGLCAATVAAIWSGAPFTSATVADEHPFIRGGIGQCPDALQEAALALLDAELEAAGDEAPDGLETAVEALS; translated from the coding sequence ATGAGTACCTGGGATGAAACCGTCTTCGCGGACGACACCAACAGCGATTTCCTGGCAGACTGCGACGATCTGGAGGGTGAGGCACTCGTGGGGGCATTGCAGGATGCCTGCACGCTCGCACAGGACTCCGATGCAGGGGACGAAGGGAGGGCGGTGGACCCCGACTACATCAACGGTCTGTGTGCGGCGACGGTCGCCGCCATCTGGTCCGGGGCCCCGTTCACGTCCGCCACCGTCGCCGACGAGCACCCGTTCATCCGTGGAGGCATCGGTCAGTGCCCCGATGCCCTGCAGGAGGCCGCGCTCGCGCTGCTGGACGCGGAGCTCGAGGCCGCCGGTGACGAGGCGCCCGACGGCTTGGAGACCGCCGTGGAAGCCCTGAGCTGA
- the ahcY gene encoding adenosylhomocysteinase — MADFVAPTVDIHDGTGANGTPLQYKVRDLSLAEAGRHQIRLAEYEMPGLMELRREYADEQPLAGARIAGSIHMTVQTAVLIETLTALGAEVRWASCNIFSTQDEAAAAVVVGAGTPENPQGVPVFAWKGETLDEYWWCLEQIFDWGDTRPNMILDDGGDATMAVITGSEFEGNGIVPEPSAEDSDEYQAFLGMLGRVYSQDDTRWTEAGKAVKGVTEETTTGVHRLYHFAEQGTLPFPAMNVNDAVTKSKFDNRYGTRHSLLDGINRATDMLVGGKSVLVCGYGDVGKGVAEAFKGQGARVKVTEADPINALQALMDGYSVVTVDNAIGEADIVITSTGNLGIITFEQMRKMKNHALLGNIGHFDNEIDMAALLHREDVARTTIKPQVDEFTFPRTDGDDSDVVSIVVLSEGRLLNLGNATGHPSFVMSNSFADQTIAQIELFTNGDQYDNEVYRLPKILDEKVARIHVEALGGELTTLTKEQAEYIGVDVEGPFKPEHYRY, encoded by the coding sequence ATGGCAGATTTCGTCGCACCGACCGTCGACATCCACGACGGCACCGGTGCCAACGGCACCCCCCTCCAGTACAAGGTCCGGGATCTTTCCCTTGCGGAAGCTGGACGTCACCAGATCCGGCTCGCTGAGTACGAGATGCCCGGCCTGATGGAGCTGCGCCGTGAATACGCCGACGAACAGCCGCTGGCAGGGGCACGGATCGCCGGGTCGATCCACATGACGGTGCAGACTGCCGTGCTGATCGAGACCCTCACCGCCCTCGGCGCAGAGGTCCGCTGGGCGTCCTGCAACATCTTCTCCACCCAGGACGAGGCCGCGGCAGCGGTCGTCGTCGGTGCAGGCACCCCGGAGAACCCGCAGGGGGTTCCGGTGTTCGCCTGGAAGGGGGAGACCCTCGACGAGTACTGGTGGTGCCTGGAGCAGATCTTCGACTGGGGTGACACTCGTCCGAACATGATCCTCGATGACGGCGGCGACGCCACCATGGCTGTCATCACCGGCAGTGAGTTCGAGGGCAACGGCATCGTTCCGGAACCCTCGGCCGAGGACTCTGACGAGTACCAGGCATTCCTCGGGATGCTGGGACGCGTCTACAGCCAGGACGACACCCGTTGGACGGAGGCAGGCAAGGCCGTCAAGGGCGTCACCGAGGAGACCACCACCGGTGTCCACCGCCTCTACCACTTTGCCGAGCAGGGCACCCTGCCGTTCCCGGCGATGAACGTCAACGACGCGGTGACCAAGTCCAAGTTCGACAACCGTTACGGCACCCGGCACAGCCTGTTGGACGGCATCAACCGCGCCACGGACATGCTCGTCGGCGGCAAGTCCGTTCTCGTCTGCGGTTACGGGGACGTGGGTAAGGGCGTCGCCGAGGCGTTCAAGGGGCAGGGTGCACGGGTGAAGGTCACCGAGGCCGATCCGATCAACGCCCTGCAGGCCCTGATGGACGGTTACTCTGTCGTCACCGTCGACAACGCCATCGGCGAGGCGGACATCGTCATCACCTCGACGGGCAACCTGGGCATCATCACCTTCGAGCAGATGCGCAAGATGAAGAATCACGCGCTGCTCGGCAACATCGGCCACTTCGACAACGAGATCGACATGGCTGCTCTCCTGCACCGCGAAGATGTCGCCCGCACCACCATCAAGCCCCAGGTCGATGAGTTCACCTTCCCCCGCACTGACGGCGATGACAGCGATGTCGTCAGCATCGTCGTGCTTTCCGAAGGTCGGCTGCTCAACCTCGGCAACGCCACCGGCCACCCCAGCTTCGTGATGTCGAACTCTTTCGCCGACCAGACCATCGCCCAGATCGAGTTGTTCACCAACGGTGACCAGTACGACAACGAGGTCTACCGTCTGCCCAAGATCCTCGACGAGAAGGTCGCCCGGATCCACGTGGAAGCACTGGGCGGCGAACTCACCACGCTGACCAAGGAGCAGGCCGAGTACATCGGTGTCGACGTCGAGGGACCGTTCAAGCCAGAGCACTACCGGTACTGA
- a CDS encoding dTMP kinase has protein sequence MIIAFEGIDGAGKNTCVSALEAELLSREIPVARLAFPRYEQSVHAQLASAALHGEMGDLVDSVHGMATLFALDRAEVGGDLADFDTDGYVVLLDRYVASNAAYSAARLGIASQDVPASDIVRWVEDLEFTNLGTPVPDVQILVDVPDDVASGRVAERAEHDESRTADAYERDGGLQSRTLEAYRSLAAAQWRSPWWTLDNSGEPAGLEAAVSDLVDAVIDSKDNG, from the coding sequence ATGATCATCGCGTTTGAAGGGATCGACGGTGCAGGTAAGAACACCTGCGTGAGCGCCCTGGAAGCCGAGTTGCTGTCCCGCGAAATCCCGGTCGCCCGGTTGGCCTTCCCACGCTACGAGCAGTCCGTCCACGCACAGCTCGCATCTGCGGCGCTGCACGGGGAGATGGGTGATCTCGTCGACTCCGTCCACGGTATGGCGACCCTGTTCGCCCTGGACCGTGCGGAGGTCGGCGGGGATCTCGCCGACTTCGACACCGACGGATACGTGGTACTGCTCGATCGTTATGTCGCGTCGAATGCGGCCTACTCGGCGGCACGGCTCGGGATCGCAAGCCAGGACGTGCCCGCCAGCGACATCGTCCGGTGGGTCGAGGACCTGGAGTTCACGAACCTCGGGACGCCTGTACCGGACGTCCAGATCCTGGTCGACGTCCCCGACGATGTGGCTTCCGGACGTGTTGCGGAACGGGCGGAGCACGACGAGTCGCGGACCGCCGACGCCTACGAACGTGACGGCGGTCTTCAGTCGCGGACCTTGGAGGCGTACCGCTCCCTGGCTGCGGCACAATGGCGGTCCCCGTGGTGGACGTTGGACAATTCCGGCGAGCCGGCGGGGCTCGAGGCGGCGGTCAGTGACCTTGTCGACGCCGTGATCGATTCCAAGGACAACGGATAG
- the mtrA gene encoding MtrAB system response regulator MtrA: MAEKVLVVDDDPAISEMLTIVLQGEGFDTVVVGDGPQAVEAAERENPDLILLDLMLPGMSGIDVCRAVREFSAVPIVMLTAKTDTVDVVLGLETGADDYVPKPFKPKELVARVRARLRRTPEDVPESVKVSDLTIDFGGHQVTRKGQPISLTPIEFELLTTLASRPRQVFSREELLERVWGYRKSSDTRLVNVHIQRLRSKVEKDPDNPTIIQTVRGVGYKTGE, encoded by the coding sequence ATGGCAGAGAAAGTTCTCGTCGTCGACGACGACCCCGCAATCTCGGAGATGCTGACCATCGTCCTGCAGGGCGAAGGTTTCGACACGGTCGTCGTAGGGGACGGGCCACAGGCCGTGGAGGCTGCGGAACGCGAGAATCCCGACCTTATCCTCCTGGACCTCATGCTTCCGGGCATGAGCGGCATCGACGTGTGCCGAGCAGTGCGGGAGTTCTCGGCGGTCCCCATCGTGATGCTCACCGCCAAGACGGACACGGTGGACGTGGTCCTCGGTCTGGAGACAGGGGCGGACGATTACGTGCCGAAACCCTTCAAACCCAAGGAACTCGTGGCGCGGGTGCGTGCCCGGCTGCGGCGGACACCCGAGGACGTGCCGGAATCAGTGAAGGTCTCCGACCTCACGATCGACTTCGGCGGGCACCAGGTCACCCGCAAGGGGCAGCCGATTTCTCTGACGCCCATCGAGTTCGAGCTGCTCACCACGCTGGCCTCTCGGCCTCGCCAGGTGTTCTCACGTGAAGAACTGCTCGAGCGGGTGTGGGGTTACCGTAAATCCAGTGATACACGCCTGGTCAATGTGCATATCCAGCGTCTGCGGTCGAAAGTGGAGAAGGACCCGGACAACCCGACCATCATCCAGACCGTCCGCGGGGTCGGTTACAAGACCGGGGAGTAG